Within the Novosphingobium sp. SL115 genome, the region GTGGATATCGCTACGCGCGCGGTGAATGCAGCAAAGCTGCAGGCCGTGGACGTGCTGATGCTCGATACGGCAGGCCGTCTGCACGTCGACGCCGCGCTGATGGACGAGATGAAGGCGGTTGCCGCTGTCTCGACGCCCAAGGAAACGCTGCTGGTCGTCGATTCGCTGACGGGGCAGGATGCGATCAACGTGGCGCAGTCCTTTGCTGGCGAAGTCGATCTGACCGGCGTGGTGCTGACCCGTATGGACGGCGATGCACGCGGCGGTGCGGCGCTTTCGATGCGCGCAGTTACGGGCAAGCCGATCAAGTTTGCGGGCACCGGCGAGAAGCTGGATGCGATCGAACCGTTCCATCCCGAACGTGTCGCAGGTCGCATTCTGGGCATGGGTGATATCGTCTCCATCGTCGAAAAGGCGGCGGCGACGATTCAGGCTGAAGATGCCGAAAAGCTGGCCGCGCGTATGGCAAAGGGTCAGTTCGACATGAACGACCTGCGCACGCAATTGCAGCAGATGCAGAACATGGGCGGCCTGGGCGTGCTGGCAGGCATGATGCCTGGCATGAAGAAGGCCAAGGCGGCGATGGCACAGTCCGGCATGGATGACCGCGTGCTGCTGCGCATGGATGCCATCATCGGGTCGATGACCGTGGCGGAACGTGCGCGCCCCGAACTGCTGAATGCCAAGCGCAAGATCCGTGTGGCCAAGGGGTCTGGCACGCAAGTGCAGGACGTCAACAAGCTTCTGAAAATGCACATGGAAATGGCCAAGGCCATGAAGCAGATCAAGAAGATGGGCGGCCTCAAGGGCCTTGGTGCGCTGTTCGGCAAGGGCGGGCTTGATGCTGCCATGCCGGGCCTGGACCAGCAGATGGGGCCGGGCGGCCTTGGTGGCGCACTCGGCGGTGGCATGGGCAAGGGATTGCCCGGTCTGGGTTCGGGCGGGTTGCCGTCGAATTTGGGCGACCTGCTCAAAAAGCGTTGATTTTTCCGATTTCAAGTTTTCAAAATTTATCTGAAAGGTAGTTAAATGTCTGTTTCTCTTCGTCT harbors:
- the ffh gene encoding signal recognition particle protein, whose protein sequence is MFDSLSDRLGGVFDRLRGRGALKEEDVLAAMREVRIALLEADVALPVVRRFIDSVSEQAVGQSVLRSVTPGQQVVKIVNDALVEMLGGGTAELDLNAAPPVVIMMVGLQGSGKTTSTAKIARLLKEKHGKKVLMASLDVNRPAAQEQLKVLGDQAGVATLPIIAGQMPVDIATRAVNAAKLQAVDVLMLDTAGRLHVDAALMDEMKAVAAVSTPKETLLVVDSLTGQDAINVAQSFAGEVDLTGVVLTRMDGDARGGAALSMRAVTGKPIKFAGTGEKLDAIEPFHPERVAGRILGMGDIVSIVEKAAATIQAEDAEKLAARMAKGQFDMNDLRTQLQQMQNMGGLGVLAGMMPGMKKAKAAMAQSGMDDRVLLRMDAIIGSMTVAERARPELLNAKRKIRVAKGSGTQVQDVNKLLKMHMEMAKAMKQIKKMGGLKGLGALFGKGGLDAAMPGLDQQMGPGGLGGALGGGMGKGLPGLGSGGLPSNLGDLLKKR